One window of the Falco biarmicus isolate bFalBia1 chromosome 2, bFalBia1.pri, whole genome shotgun sequence genome contains the following:
- the CBY2 gene encoding protein chibby homolog 2 — protein MSAFDLANESMQGTEPEIEYITSGIKLRDETFVFVDGKWVNDMYCQPPFAYHRKLFSKKVQNEWSILEENKALWEENQALWMENRMLWEENKSLQRLQTQNKTVQVIYTDAIQQSLQKEKKLVPFFQKRNTGFQVSPGNKSLQAVQQKQRVLEDFQQDNRTVPIIWKDQKAITVHEESKDTSSDLQKDPDAITAVEEGNPGPALQQKHEAKIKSTTSTQNKVKSAPSMQGEYEIIRALQDFYEYLHIFLQANHLLGEKQGCHILYDVNRSFQEDYNKLKLQLNAVKNTVSDITAQMEMLEKELIAITSSMYEEAGQKLATVHQLGEM, from the coding sequence ATGTCTGCTTTCGATCTGGCGAACGAAAGCATGCAGGGTACAGAGCCTGAGATAGAATACATCACCTCAGGGATAAAACTGAGGGATGAGACGTTTGTCTTTGTTGATGGTAAATGGGTGAATGACATGTACTGCCAACCACCATTTGCTTACCACCGGAAGCTCTTTAGCAAGAAGGTACAGAATGAGTGGAGCATCTTGGAGGAGAACAAAGCACTCTGGGAGGAAAACCAAGCCCTTTGGATGGAAAACAGAATGctctgggaagaaaacaagtcTCTGCAACGTCTCCAGACACAGAACAAAACTGTCCAGGTTATTTACACTGATGCCATTCAGCAAAGCctccagaaggaaaagaagcttgTCCCATTCTTCCAAAAGAGGAACACAGGCTTTCAGGTCAGCCCAGGCAACAAAAGTCTCCAGGCagttcagcaaaagcagagagtCTTAGAGGATTTCCAGCAGGATAACAGAACAGTCCCCATCATCTGGAAAGACCAAAAAGCCATCACAGTCCATGAAGAGAGCAAAGATACCAGCTCAGATCTTCAGAAGGACCCTGATGCCATCACAGCTGTGGAAGAAGGTAACCCTggcccagccctccagcagAAACATGAAGCTAAAATCAAGAGCACCACCTCAACCCAGAACAAGGTCAAGTCTGCCCCAAGCATGCAGGGTGAGTACGAAATCATCCGGGCTCTCCAGGACTTCTATGAATACCTCCACATCTTCCTGCAAGCAAACCATCTCCTTGGGGAGAAACAAGGCTGTCACATTCTCTATGATGTGAACAGATCCTTCCAAGAAGATTACAATAAATTGAAGCTGCAGCTGAATGCTGTGAAAAACACTGTATCAGACATTACGGCTCAAATGGAAATGTTGGAAAAGGAGCTCATTGCCATCACTTCCTCAATGTATGAGGAAGCAGGACAGAAGCTGGCAACTGTGCATCAGCTTGGAGAGATGTGA